Proteins found in one Lysinibacillus fusiformis genomic segment:
- a CDS encoding tape measure protein, whose translation MIKLSVRTTMSLTDKMTGTLQKMMKAMNSTIRAMEQMHTASNRASDMRSLQRARRDIESASASFERLRLSARLAGSEGQTSGNRLRDSLNGVRDSANSATSSVRMLLTNLLGFTTAYLSIQGITNGFSKFTQASDNYSNTNARLANINDGLQTQKELQDKIYRASQRSLSSYNDTASSVAKLNLLAKDAFASNDEALRFTELMNKSFSVSGAGTQEKQAGMYQLTQAMASGRLQGDEFRSIMENAPLLGQAIADATGVGMEGLKDMSSDGEITADIIKKSLFAAATEIEDKFNKMPLTFADAMTVFNNWAQRAFEPLFVRFRQFVNSNAFGILAGHAMVFINLFVSGLSFVFSILEALYNMIGAIGQFMYDNASLVVPILVILGTIIGSIVAILATKYAILGLIRVATLAWAAAQWVVNAAFLSNPITWVLIAIITVIALVVMAMVMWGEETATVVGFVAGIFAALGAYILNQFINIANFLTIFAEFFINLFIDPVYAVKKLFYDLVMMVVENMSAMTGSFDSAATALGNAFVAGVNIAIKAVNGLITLVNKIPGVNFGKIGELQTGKSNVITKHWQNFAANIKAPTSDKNVVSLSKTKLFSIPDTFNKANEWAYDGMMGAADKVSGLVDKAKSLAGLGKDDKNKENPFLDKTSLMDDVVKTAPSESGLGAAGDPDKGKLKGGKLDKVKKIEDKINLADEYLEIFKDIAEGKAINNIVSLTPNLQVHNKFEDTTGSKMEKMLNKFGDLSRVGGNATEINDLVSQTLTSPSRDDVAVSKDIRENVSASPITNNNKTIVQHIKSDPKIEFSGDIHKDVDLQELIKQIVKWLKDEQDRSVEGVYT comes from the coding sequence ATGATTAAACTGTCTGTACGCACAACGATGTCATTAACAGATAAAATGACTGGCACTCTTCAAAAAATGATGAAAGCAATGAATAGTACCATTAGGGCAATGGAACAAATGCACACAGCATCTAACAGAGCTAGTGATATGCGCAGTTTGCAGAGGGCTCGGCGAGACATAGAAAGTGCAAGTGCTTCTTTTGAACGTTTAAGATTAAGTGCTAGGTTGGCAGGGAGCGAGGGGCAAACTTCAGGAAATAGATTAAGAGATAGTCTAAATGGAGTCCGGGATAGTGCGAATTCTGCCACCAGTAGCGTACGTATGTTGTTAACTAATCTATTGGGTTTTACAACTGCGTACTTATCTATTCAAGGCATTACTAACGGGTTTAGTAAATTTACACAAGCTTCTGATAATTATTCAAATACTAATGCCCGTTTAGCTAATATTAACGACGGATTGCAGACCCAGAAGGAGTTACAAGACAAGATTTATAGGGCATCTCAAAGAAGTTTAAGTTCGTATAACGATACAGCGTCAAGTGTTGCTAAGTTAAATCTATTAGCTAAAGATGCTTTTGCAAGCAATGATGAAGCTTTACGTTTTACAGAGCTTATGAATAAATCATTTAGCGTATCAGGAGCGGGGACGCAAGAAAAACAAGCAGGTATGTACCAATTGACACAAGCGATGGCTTCGGGGCGACTACAGGGCGATGAATTCCGTTCAATAATGGAAAATGCTCCGCTCCTAGGTCAAGCGATTGCTGATGCAACAGGTGTTGGAATGGAAGGCTTGAAGGATATGTCGTCAGATGGTGAAATTACTGCTGATATTATTAAAAAATCTTTGTTTGCAGCAGCTACGGAAATTGAAGACAAATTCAATAAAATGCCACTGACATTTGCTGATGCTATGACAGTCTTTAATAACTGGGCACAGCGAGCTTTCGAGCCGTTATTTGTACGTTTTAGACAATTTGTAAATTCCAATGCTTTCGGAATTTTAGCAGGGCATGCAATGGTGTTTATTAATCTTTTTGTATCAGGGCTATCATTCGTATTCTCGATTCTTGAGGCATTGTATAACATGATTGGGGCTATAGGGCAGTTTATGTATGATAATGCTAGTTTGGTGGTACCTATTTTAGTGATTTTAGGAACGATTATAGGATCAATAGTAGCAATACTAGCAACTAAATATGCAATATTAGGTTTAATTAGAGTAGCCACTCTTGCTTGGGCAGCGGCTCAATGGGTTGTAAATGCTGCATTTCTTTCAAATCCGATAACGTGGGTACTTATTGCCATCATTACCGTTATTGCCTTAGTAGTGATGGCCATGGTTATGTGGGGTGAAGAGACTGCCACGGTAGTTGGGTTTGTAGCAGGCATTTTCGCAGCATTAGGAGCCTATATCCTTAATCAATTTATAAATATAGCAAATTTCTTAACAATTTTTGCCGAATTCTTTATTAATTTATTTATTGATCCCGTCTATGCAGTAAAAAAATTATTTTATGATTTGGTCATGATGGTAGTGGAAAATATGTCAGCTATGACAGGGAGTTTTGATAGTGCTGCAACAGCGTTAGGGAATGCCTTTGTTGCAGGCGTTAATATTGCCATCAAGGCCGTAAATGGATTAATTACCCTAGTTAATAAAATACCTGGTGTTAATTTCGGTAAAATAGGAGAGTTACAGACTGGTAAATCAAATGTCATTACAAAGCATTGGCAGAACTTTGCTGCAAATATTAAAGCTCCGACCAGTGATAAAAACGTAGTTAGTTTGTCTAAAACCAAGCTCTTTAGTATCCCAGATACTTTTAATAAAGCAAACGAATGGGCATACGACGGTATGATGGGAGCTGCCGATAAAGTAAGTGGCTTAGTTGATAAGGCAAAAAGTTTGGCTGGATTAGGTAAAGATGATAAAAATAAAGAAAATCCTTTTCTTGATAAAACAAGCTTAATGGACGACGTTGTAAAAACCGCTCCTTCTGAATCTGGATTAGGTGCAGCAGGAGATCCAGACAAAGGAAAACTAAAAGGTGGTAAGCTTGATAAGGTCAAAAAGATTGAGGACAAAATAAACCTTGCAGACGAATATCTTGAGATATTTAAAGATATAGCTGAGGGTAAGGCCATTAATAACATTGTATCTTTAACACCAAACTTACAGGTTCATAATAAGTTTGAGGATACTACAGGTAGCAAAATGGAGAAAATGCTTAATAAGTTTGGTGATTTGTCTAGGGTAGGCGGCAATGCAACGGAAATTAATGATCTTGTATCCCAAACATTAACCTCTCCGTCAAGAGATGATGTTGCAGTCTCAAAAGACATACGTGAAAATGTTTCCGCTTCACCTATTACTAACAATAATAAGACCATAGTGCAGCATATTAAGAGTGATCCTAAAATTGAATTTTCAGGTGATATTCATAAAGATGTGGACTTGCAGGAACTAATCAAACAAATTGTGAAGTGGTTAAAAGATGAGCAAGATCGTTCGGTTGAGGGGGTATATACATGA